AGGGTATTGTGATGCCGTTGGACCAATGTATCGGTCAAAGGAGAAGAAGCGAGGAAGACGAGGATTGGCCATGAAAAAATGGAAGGGAGGTAGGGAAGCGAGGTGTAGTATGGGATGAGAGGAGGGCAGATACGGGCGAAAGGGTAGCGGCCGACTATCCCAAAAGAAAGATGGTGTCCCCTGGTAATGGGAGGAAGGTCGCAGCAACAGATAGGAGGCCCAGGAAGGGGGATCCGACTTATGCGTAGATGTGCGATCGGTCGGTTGCCAATGAAGAGTCAGACAGAGAAAGGAGCGAAGACTCGGAGAGCTGGAGCACGGTCGGCAGGGAAAGGAGAGAGCCTGAGGAGGGAAAGGAGAGAGCCTCAGAGGTCGACATCCTCCGATGTACGTGCTAACGAAACGGGGAGAGAGTAGGCGGTAAAGGGGTATTAAACGTGCGGAAGAGGAAAAAGGCGATTAAAGTGAAGAATGGTCGGGATTGGATGGAAATGTATAAAAAAGTAATGGCGGCCAGAAATACGATCGAGGGGCCACGGTTATGAGGAAGACCAGGGCTGGTCATATACTCATCGAGTTCGATAGGAGTATCGTAGTGCGCGAGATGGCCGAGAAGCTCCAGGCCGCCTTAGGCGATGCGACGGAGATATCTGCGCTGACTAATAGGGCTACGGTCCAGATAAAGAATATCGATCCCCTTACCACCACGGAGGAGCTGATGGAGGACCTTAGAAGAGAGTGAGGGATAATGAGTGGAGGAAGCGTTGAAGGCTGCTACCGGACTTCCAACGGTGCTACAAATGCCATATGCTAGGGCATGCGGCTGCAAGGTGCACGGTGTCGTGTCCGCGTAGGGAGCTGTGTAGGAAATGTTGCAGCAGCGAACACGTAATTAAAGAGTGCACAAAGGAGCCTAAGTGTGCAATGTGCTGTAGGCACGAAGAAGCAAACGCAAGGTACGTTACGATCTCGTTGGCCTGTCCGATGGTTAGGGTGGGGTACAAGCGCAGGAAAAGATAAAGGTTCTGCAGATAAACCTGAATAGATGCAGGCTTGCACAAGACTTGTTGCAGTACGCGTGTGAGGGTGGATTCATCTCCGAACCGTATAGACAGTTGCCGTATTGATACAGCGATGCGGTTGGGAATGCGTCGCTATGGGTCACGCTGTTCAATGGGCGGCACGCTGCAAGCGGGACTTTTATCAGCAAGGAGGGAGTGATCGGCATCAGGGTCGAGGACACTATGTGTATCAGTGGATATTGTTCTCCATGTGAGCAGGCAGGAGATCGACCGCTACGTAGCGGAATTGGAAGCTGTTATAATGGACGGTAGGAGAAGAGCTCCGGCGGTGTTAGTGGCCGGCGACTTTAACGCGAAATCCACAGCCTGGACTAGCAGGAGAACAGAGCCGAGGGGGACGTATCTGCTTGGTACTCTGACAAGAAACGAGCTGATGCCGATTAGGATGGTGGGAACGTATTCCTTCGCCAGGAATGGAAGCAAGAGCTTCCCGGATATTTTGAGTGTTAGTAGACGAATGAGGCAGAGTTGGAAAAAAAAGGTCCGTTATGAATTGGTGCTCTTCCTCGGATCACCCATATTTATTCTACGAGTTTTTGGAAAACAGAAAGAAGCCGGCGCGGGGCAGTTTTAAATAGTCGACGAAAAACATTGACGCGGGAAAATTCCTGACGAGGTTCAACGAGAATCTCAATTTTATGGCGAAACGACTGCGCAACACACGTCGTCCAATTCCAGAAATGTCTAGCACGTACGTGTACCGACGAATTGAAGAAGATTTTCCCGCCGCGCGGCAGGAAAAGTATCAACCACAGGTGGATCGAGGAGTTGTCCGGGTTGAGAAGGGCAACTCCGAGATCAAGAAGAAGGGCGCAGCGTGCAGTGGCTGCTGGGAGAGACAATGGTGGCCATATGGTGGCAAGGAGGATATTAAGAAGGACGATCGAGCGCAGGATCCTTGGGAGAGGCCGTATCAAGTCATAAGAGCAAAATGGATCGGAACGTGCCACCGGAGGGTCTCTACAAGGACAGGGTTGCGAGGATTCATGAAGATCTTTTCGTCATCAATAGAGCGGAACAGTCTGAAGGATGAGGATTGGATTCATACTTATAAGGAGCTCATGGTGGCGAAGGAGGCATTGGGTGTGAGCACGGACGTCAGACGAACAAGGAGCAGAAACATCCTCGTGGAATTGAAAGCGGTGGTGATAGGAGGGGATGTTGCCCTCACGATTAAAGAAATTATTGGGGACAGGGTCTGTGTTTCCTCCCTCCAGAGTAGAGTATCTGTGTAGGTCAAGGATATCGAGGCGCTAGAAAGTAGGGAGGACCTGAAGCAGGACACAGCTAGTGGGCTGAGAGTAAACGATACCAGCGTGGTTGAGGTTACGTCCCTAAAGGCGGCAGCCTGCCTGTTCGTTCAGTCCTGGCAAGGAGCGTTGCCGGAAATACGACGAGATGAGGCACTCAATTACGAAATATGGTAACGACCCGAAATGCACGCTGTATAGCAGGGGCCCGAGGTACGGACTAACCACTTTATGGGGAGACAGTTAGACAGAGACGGTTAGAAGGAGAGAACCCTGAAAGTAGTGCAGATAAATTTGAAAGGGGGCAGGCTTGCCCAGGACCTAATGCAGCAGCTTGCCTAGGAGCGACGCGTCGATGTGGTTATTATATTGGAACCGAATCCAGAACTCCCCTTTTGGTACAATGATACGAAGGGGGATGTGTCTATTTGGGCAGCCAGATTCAGTGACCTCCATCCCAGCGAAGATATGTTGATCGAGGAGAAGGGGTATGTCGGGATCAAGATAGGTGAAGTGTATTGCGTGAGTGGTTACTATTCGCCAAACGTTGGAATAAACAGCTTTGACCAATACGTTGAGAGGTTCGACATATCCTTCGGGACAGCTGCAAGGAGATGCCAAGAAGTGATCGTTGCGGGTGACTTCAATGCGAAATCCAAGGCACGGGGTGGCGCTATGACGGACACAAGGGCAGATGCTCTCGGAGGTTCTGAACAGCAACCACCTTGCTCCTACTGGGATCCGGCTCCACATTTCAGAGAGGCTCCTTGAGAGGCATAAGCGTTCTGGGGTCCTTAAAAACTGTAGTGTATCGGATCACAGATACGTTTTGCAAGAGTTCAGAGGAAGGGCTAGATCTAAAAACAATGgactttttaaatattcgacGAAGGAAATTGTACTTAAGATGTTTCTAAGAAGTTTTGACGATACAAAAGATAGATCGTTGGAAGCACAGTTGGGGGAGATGACAAAACAAGAGGATTACCTGCAGCGGATTATCGAAGAACCTTGTGAGGCTTCACTCAAGAAAGTATTCCCCCTAAGGAGAGTAGAAACCCGAATTATTGATGGAACGATGAGATTGCGCGACTCCGGGAAGAGAACTCGAGGAGAAGAGAAGATTAACTCAGAGATCGAGGCATAGAAAGCTGGGAGCCGATTATAGGAAGAGCACGAATGAGCTCAGGTTAGCTATCTATTCGAGTAAGAGGCTTGCCTGGAAGGAATTCACAGCTACCCTCGACCACGATCCGTGGGGCTTGCCTTATAAAAGAGTCATAGCCAGGCTTAGAAGGAGCAAGCAGAATGTGAACCTGGGGAGAGAGCAGGCTGAGAACATTATCGGTAAACTCTTCTTAATCGATGATATGGGCGTCGCGAATGAGAACATAACAGAGGATGATGGAGGTGGTACCCCCGGAGCGGGTGATGTGCATCGATGTTAAAAACGCGTTCAATTTCATGCGGTGGGAGATAATCCTGAAAGAGGTGAAGCGTAGGAGTGCCCCTCCTCCCAATTTGACTCGTAAACTACCTCAAGGACCGTTTCGTAATTCTCGACAACCCGAGTGATCTTATCGTGAAACAAATTTTTGCTGGTGTTCTACAGGGCTCTGTGGTAGGCCCGCTTCTGTGGAACCTAGTTTACGATGGCCTGTTGACCAGATTTGACAATCGAGTGAATTTGAGAGCTTTTGCGTTTGTGGACGACCTTGCTATCTCGGTGGGtctgaagaagaaggaaagtgtGGAGGTCAACTTGAATCTCCACATGAAGACGATCCTAAAATGGTGTGAAAATTCGGATCTCCAGAAAACAAAGAAGTTCGAAAGAATTTTAACATAACTTTGACAGGAGAGATGCTTATCACACGCGAAAGAGTTGAATACTTAGGCTTGGTGTCGGACTCCGAAAAGAAATTCAGTGACCACATAGACGCAGTTTGTACTAGAGCGGACGCGATTGTAGGCGCCATTAGAGGGCTCCTGCCGAATGTGAACGGCTCCTCTGACGCCTGTAGGAAGTTGTACTAGCGGGTATGGAAGTCAGTCGTGCTGTATGCCTCCCCGGTCTGGGTGGATGCGCTTAGCAAGGTCAAGACAGTAGGAGATCTCTGCAGGACACAGAGTAGGGCCTTGATAAGTACCTCTACGGCCTACAGAACGGTTTCGCATGCGGCGTTGTGCGTGTTGACGGGGACCATGCCCATTCATATAAGGGCGTGGTGGCGAGGGAGAATTTACGAGGTTAGTAAGAAACTAGCTCAGCCAGACCTCGGCGAACCAGAAGTTCTCCTAAATCAGCTCCATCTTTACGGAGAGGAGGCGGTGGACGAGTGGAGAAGTGAGTGGACCAGGTACAACGCGAACAATTGGACAAATAGGTTGATTGAGGATGCAGCCACGTTccggaagaggaagagaaatatCGATCACTATACCATGCAGCTGTTGGCTGGACATGGTATCTTCAACACGTATAGGGTTAGGATTAACAAGGAAACCGTTGACAAATGTTGGGATTGCAATGCGTGTGCAGATGATGCTGAGCACGCCTTACTGAGGTGTCCAAGATGGGCAGTCCAACGTACCACTCTGGAGAATGTCGTTGTCGACATGTTTACAGTGAATAATATAATCGCATTGGTGTCGGTCGACGACCATACCTGGGGTCTGTTCCGGAGCTTCTGCGGGACAGTGATGAAGGCCAGACAGGCACAAGAAAGGGCCAAAGGCGGAGCTACTAGAAGATGGGGAAGATGATGTTTGACTATCTCCGAGGAAATGGAGGCATTAGATAGATAAGGAGTAGACGCGTTGAATGGGGTTTCGCCGAAATAATGTTTATTTAACAGTCGCAACGTAACCCTACGCTCGAAGAAGGATTGGAAGAGGAGGGTTTTTAGTAGGTATGGCACTGTCATCAGCCGAGTCCCACATAACCCAGCGACGCGGGTTGTCGGTGGTGCGTAATGCATTTTCCCCTCCACGCGAAAGAAAGGTTCCCAAATTATGAATGATTAAACAATGAATTAACAATATAAGAGAAATTTTTAGACTTATTAGATGTATTAGCAACAGTAAGAGTGAATTGTAAGATTAGTAATTAGGTTACATATTATGAAGCTATTTActtattactatttactatttatttattatttactatttaGTTATTCACTATATTGGATGAATAATTGTATACACTAACAATCATTCCGAACGTACAGTCTAAACGGACATTGACACTTCCTTAACGCACAAAACGTaacgataaataaactccgggcaaaataaTGTCGCCGTATTTGCAACCATCGATCaaagacgaattcgaattttccgactctcgccagaccagtataaataagagGAAGCAGTCGCGAGCGAGTCATTTATTATTCGAGTTTCACGAGTTATTAACGGTAATTAACGGAGTTATACGAGTTATCGAGTCATCTGCGAGCAATCATACACTGTCTTTGCGAATACTTTTATACGAGCGTCTCTcgagaatatttatatttatatttatatttatatttatatttatatttatatttatatttatatttatatttatatttatatttatatttatatttatatttatatttatatttatatttatatttatatttatatttatatttatatttatatttatatttatatttatatttatatttatatttatatttatatttatatttatatttatatttatatttatatttatatttatatttatatttatatttatatttatatttatatttatatttatatttatatttatatttatatttatatttatatttatatttatatttatatttatatttatatttatatttatatttatatttatatttatatttatatttatatttatatttatatttatatttatatttatatttatatttatatttatatttatatttatatttatatttatatttatatttatatttatatttatatttatatttatatttatatttatatttatatttattaatttattccaaatatatttgacggattGCGACAGCAATCTCTCGTTCtcgttattttatattacaatccTCTACTCCATCCACCACATTAGATATATCGAAATTGACGGTATTCGCTATCAAAACcaaagttttcttcaaaataactGTACCCTTATTAACGGGCTTGACATGGGATATAGTGCGAGTATAGCTCATACCAACCAAAAGAGGCCAAGCATTTCTGGCGCCAGTATTTGAACAtccaatattttttacacaacaatatacatacatgaACGTTGATAATGAATACCTCGATCATAATTCTAATCTAAAAATAGGAATTACAATGTGCAAACAAACTCAAGCGACACATGACAAGAAATCTATCCACGTCAGTTTgtgaaaaataataaactttaataaaagaataaacATTTGTAATTTGCCGTTTATAAAATCGAAGATATAACTTTTATTCCATTAACAGCTGAAAACCAATATATAGCTATgccaaaagaaaaaatacatgtACTTTGTGATAATACTcagaaacaaattaaaataGGGAGACCTTCTATAATTCAGTCACCAGATGAGCAATGTAATATGCATAATATTCAACAATAATATAAAGAAGATAGGACAATGCAGAATCAATAAAGCATTTGAATATAAGCTCAAGACGATTCCCTTTGAAAATGATACAAGACTAGATCATTTGTTAGACAAAATCGAAAGAACACCTAGAATTCCTAGTAACATACCAGAATATCAGAATAACTTAGACCAAATATTCGACAAAATCAATCAACTAACGAATACAGACTCTTAAATCATGGGGACTCTCATTTTTACAAATAGTCGGTTATGTTGCAGGTATCTATTGAAATATTTACCTATAAAACTATGTATTCATTTATTATTGTTGAagtggtctttttagttttctcaagcactgaagccatcgacaacgcgtagacaaaagactgcgacgaagacagaccataaacagtagacaggcgacgttgacttcggggtttttcagttattgggtaacacagctagcgtgcggatctggaccagctcaaattatgttcttacttataattacacttctattcaaatatattttctgccttacaatttatccacgagttttctctgtttacacatcgaataacctcaacaattcgaataacctcaacaattaTGTTGTAAAACTAAGAATAACATCCAAAATATTGCAACAAATCCAACACCTCTAAACATATATACAGAAATACCGCAAAACACTTTAGCCATTCGCCACTTGGACGAAGAAGATGAAACACAACACTTGGAACAAATTCAGATGAGCACCTATCAAAGTGCGATTCCACAAATCCATAATGAAGAAACATTAAGATTTTGGAGAACCAAAATCATTCTAAGAAGGGGAGAATGTGGACTTGTGCGATTCCACAAATCCATAATGAAGAAACATTAAGATTTTGGAGAACCAAAATCATTCTAAGAAGTGGAGAATGTGACGGCCACCGCGCCTCAAATGACGTCATCCAGATAGCCATTATCAGCTTTTACACACGGCACCCACAACTTCCAACATCGCCCTTTAGCACCAATACTTTTAGGATATAAAAGCCGAGCATCTACCCAGAAAGCGCAGTCTTGACAAATCTTCTCGACCCCCGGTCATACTTCGGAATTATACGCTAACGTTACATATTGTAAATCTATTGTATTCTTATACTTAATcaataaatattgtaaaaggAAATATAAGAGTTGGGGATCCTCCTCATCtaatctttcttttattttcttctcatGAATATTACGTGATACAAGCATAATCGAGAAGCAAGAAAGTCAGTGGTAATCGAGGATTGTtgattgttaaataaattatattgttgAACACCGCCGAGTATTTCTTGGGCACCTTACACCAAACGCCACCTCATGTATATTATACAAGTCAAATGACACGAGTctgaattaaaataataaattcaagaATCCAAATAACAAACCGTTTTGAAGCGACGCCCGAAACGGAGATAACTTATCTCGAGCGCTCATGTTGACGGGCGCATCAATACAGAAAATGAAAGTAACAAGAGaagttaaattaattataacaaaTGCATATCCATGTcgtatttcgttgatttttcaAGAATAATTACAAtactaaaattttatttatttacataaagCGTCAGGATATCGATGCAACATAGCACGCACCTGAAACatacaaataattaataaatgattaaTAGTCACAAATTAGAACATTAATAACGAAcaacgataaataataataaaacactaacatttaaacaatattAAAACTCACAATGTTTATTAAAAGAACATGTAAAACGTGTGGTAATTTAATGACGAGATTACTCGATATTGaaaccgtcaaatatattttaaagtaaTTATAAATACAGAGAAAACCGTAGGTTGCTCGATACTGGTCGTTAAAAGAATGTTCGCTAAGATGCTCGGTACTAATTCGCTAAGACTGTGTGTAATTCGCTAAAGAGATCGCACGTGACTGAGACTGATAAAACTGGTCaccttacgatcgcgttcgtttatttatgctGGTCGAGGGGGTACCGGTAAATTTCCATTCGCCTTTGTTAGACGGCTCCACgaagcggcgacattgtttttgCCCGAagtttacttattattattacagtaTATCCTAACTTTGTCGATATTCCGAGGTAAGACCACACGTGGCTCGATTTGTCCTCTAGCTCGTGTGTcgctataatattatatatgtcgggttaacattagaatttaaggcgcgtaacaaTTCTTAGTTtggattagccatcgttttacgaagcagagattatatttacacgcATATACAAGTataatgaatattgagtttaacgaataataagtttgacgaataataagtttaacgaataataagtataacgaataataagattaaagaatagtatgttttacgaataataagtttaacgaataatgagtttaatgaacgctattaacaatgctCTTGGGTTCAGACGAATCCACgatcaacgggataactctttactatgcgtaggcATAATAGCAAGCATGCGTAggcataataaaataattttaggcacaaaatacgattgctcAGACGCTAGGTAAAACTGCTCGATGTGTAACTCTCCAAGGCGATTGCACGAATAATAATCTGATGGAAATTTTCCGCGCTGCATgattgcatttgtttgttatatgctcgttggaagcatcgagaaggttccaattgccgttgctaggcagttccTGCCTAAAGTTTGATAtatactcgttggaagcatcgagaaagtttcaAACGCCGTTTCTAGGCattttctgtctggagtttgattattaatacaacgtgtgtcccattatattgaCACCTCCAAGGTACAATCCCATGTGGCTAGGCCCGTTCttgaggccgcatgccgccacaaccacatttctagggagaaccatacaaccactccacacCTCCGTCAAGCAAAACgctcatcccgtgaccgtggctacgttcggcgaccagttgtcacctcgagcccaatttcgctatcacaaatctcgaacaattacaatcagatcgaatgacaacaattgcttaattacagctatgataaaatctaggctcaAGCATTAGAggactttcccaaaattgcaaagggaaggctccggttttcctttcatctccgacatataaatttgtaagtatGGGATGCGGAAACAATTAAACGAGTCTGAAAAAAAGCAAATTCTTGAACTAAAACAGCAACAATTATTAGTAGCAAAAATATCGTAAGT
Above is a genomic segment from Bombus vancouverensis nearcticus chromosome 13, iyBomVanc1_principal, whole genome shotgun sequence containing:
- the LOC143303543 gene encoding uncharacterized protein LOC143303543, with product MPIHIRAWWRGRIYEVSKKLAQPDLGEPEVLLNQLHLYGEEAVDEWRSEWTRYNANNWTNRLIEDAATFRKRKRNIDHYTMQLLAGHGIFNTYRVRINKETVDKCWDCNACADDAEHALLRCPRWAVQRTTLENVVVDMFTVNNIIALVSVDDHTWGLFRSFCGTVMKARQAQERAKGGATRRWGR